GCCTTGCCACGTTCGTGGTCACGGGGTTGGCCACCCGGCCGCTGCGGCAGCTCCGCGAGGGCACCGAACGCGTCGCCGCCACGGAGGACCTGCGGACGCGAGTGACCGTCGACGATGCGCCGACAGAGGTCGCGGCCGTCGCGGAGGGCCTGAACACCATGCTCGCCCGGCTCGAACGCAGCCGTGCCGGCCGGGAAGCCGCGCTGCACGCCGCCCGTCGGTTCGCCGCCGATGCCGGCCACGAGCTGCGCACCCCGCTGACCGCCATGCAGGCCGCCCTCGACACCCTCGTCCGCAACGCGGGGATGCCCCCGGAGATGCGCGAGGAGGTCGTCCTGGAGATCGCCGAGGAGACACGACGGCTGTCGACCCTGCTGGCGTCGTTGCAGACGCTGGCTCGGGCCGACGCCGGACTGCTCGGCGACGTCGAGCCGCTCGACCTGCGTGACGTGGTCGACGAGGCGGTCGACGCGGCCCGTCAGCGGCATCCGGGAGTCACGGTTGACGCGGTGCTGGGCGACCGTCCGGCAGCCGTGCGCGGCGCCCGGCCCTGGCTGCGCAGCATCGTGGACAACCTGCTGCGCAACGCCGCGATCCACGGCCGTCCCGAGGGACACATCACCGTCCGGGTCGCGCTGGCCGACGACGCCGTGACCCTGACCGTCGACGACGACGGCACCGGGTTCCCCCTCGAGGAACGCGACCGGGCCTTCGAACGGTTCACCCGAGGTGCGGACGCCACGAACCGACCCGGCAGCGGGCTCGGCCTGCCGCTGGTCGCCCAGCTGACCTCGCTGCACGGCGGCACCGTCTCCATCGGTGACGCCCCGACCGGCGGGGCCCGGGTGACGGTCGTCCTGCCGCCGGCGGGGTAGGCGGGGCTACAACGAGGGGTCGGACAGGTCGAGGGTGCGCATCTGCTCCTCGAGGCGGGAGACCTCGATCGCCACGGCCTCCAGGTCGCGGGCGATGCGGACGTCGAACTGCGGGAACAGGATCTGGAAGGACGTCTCGGCCGCCCCGATCTGCCAGTCCACGGCCTTGCAGAACTCGCC
The nucleotide sequence above comes from Euzebya pacifica. Encoded proteins:
- a CDS encoding sensor histidine kinase, with product MRTLRGRVALMSVLVVAIAFLLTGTVIVGATGRAEEQRLRDDLQDRLEQLELAGRGTRPGSFGPRPGGQSQNDQNQDGTFGALAELRITAERTLGRGYFLVVRQDDDVLATLGDAPANLPARVSDVGVSRFTDEGTTYLLRTQPEGPGGVTLQIGADASLLVDEAQESLRNRFLLVGTVATLLTGLATFVVTGLATRPLRQLREGTERVAATEDLRTRVTVDDAPTEVAAVAEGLNTMLARLERSRAGREAALHAARRFAADAGHELRTPLTAMQAALDTLVRNAGMPPEMREEVVLEIAEETRRLSTLLASLQTLARADAGLLGDVEPLDLRDVVDEAVDAARQRHPGVTVDAVLGDRPAAVRGARPWLRSIVDNLLRNAAIHGRPEGHITVRVALADDAVTLTVDDDGTGFPLEERDRAFERFTRGADATNRPGSGLGLPLVAQLTSLHGGTVSIGDAPTGGARVTVVLPPAG